A single genomic interval of Rhizobium leguminosarum bv. trifolii WSM1325 harbors:
- a CDS encoding protein of unknown function DUF1178 (PFAM: protein of unknown function DUF1178~KEGG: rec:RHECIAT_CH0004028 hypothetical protein): protein MIRYSLTCDNAHEFEGWFSESADFDRQVETGFLTCPVCHSAAISKLLMAPSVSTARGKDERQTLAMDAMRREALQKLKEAVAAVKANSEDVGTQFPEEARKIHYGEADARGIIGHATVDEAQALLEEGIEIAAIPVLPEDVN, encoded by the coding sequence TTGATCCGCTATTCCCTCACCTGTGACAATGCCCATGAATTCGAAGGCTGGTTTTCGGAAAGCGCCGATTTCGATCGTCAGGTCGAAACCGGTTTCCTGACCTGCCCGGTCTGTCATTCCGCCGCCATTTCCAAGCTGTTGATGGCGCCTTCGGTGTCGACCGCGCGCGGGAAGGACGAGAGGCAGACGCTGGCGATGGATGCCATGCGCCGCGAGGCCCTGCAAAAACTCAAGGAGGCCGTTGCGGCGGTCAAGGCCAATTCCGAGGACGTCGGCACGCAGTTTCCCGAGGAAGCCCGCAAGATCCATTACGGCGAGGCGGATGCCCGCGGTATCATCGGCCACGCGACGGTCGACGAGGCGCAGGCGCTCTTGGAAGAAGGCATCGAGATCGCGGCCATTCCCGTTTTGCCGGAGGACGTGAACTGA
- a CDS encoding aspartate kinase (KEGG: ret:RHE_CH03758 aspartate kinase~TIGRFAM: aspartate kinase; aspartate kinase, monofunctional class~PFAM: aspartate/glutamate/uridylate kinase; amino acid-binding ACT domain protein): MKFGGTSVADLDRIKNVARHVKREVDAGHEVAVVVSAMSGKTNELVGWVQGTPKVIGANSPFYDAREYDAVVASGEQVTSGLLAIALQAMDINARSWQGWQIPIRTDNAHGAARIMEIDGSDIVKRMGEGQVAVISGFQGLGPDNRIATLGRGGSDTSAVAIAAAVKADRCDIYTDVDGVYTTDPRIVPKARRLKKIAFEEMLEMASLGAKVLQVRSVELAMVHKVRTFVRSSFEDPDAPGMGDLLNPPGTLICDEEEIVEQEVVTGIAYAKDEAQISLRRLADRPGVSAAIFGPLAESHINVDMIVQNISEDGSKTDMTFTVPSGDVEKAIKVLGDHKEKIGYDVVQNESGLVKVSVIGIGMRSHAGVAATAFRALAEKGINIKAITTSEIKISILIDGPYAELAVRTLHSCYGLDKN, from the coding sequence ATGAAATTCGGCGGCACGTCCGTCGCTGACCTGGACCGCATCAAGAACGTTGCCCGCCATGTAAAACGCGAAGTCGATGCCGGGCACGAGGTGGCGGTGGTGGTGTCGGCTATGTCCGGCAAGACCAATGAACTGGTCGGCTGGGTCCAGGGCACGCCGAAGGTGATCGGCGCCAATTCTCCGTTCTACGATGCGCGGGAGTATGATGCGGTGGTCGCATCGGGTGAGCAGGTGACCTCCGGTCTGCTGGCGATCGCATTGCAGGCGATGGATATCAATGCGCGTTCCTGGCAGGGATGGCAGATCCCGATCCGCACCGACAACGCGCACGGCGCGGCACGGATCATGGAGATCGACGGTTCCGACATCGTCAAACGGATGGGCGAGGGGCAGGTCGCCGTGATCTCCGGCTTCCAGGGGCTGGGACCCGACAACCGTATCGCGACGCTCGGGCGCGGCGGGTCGGACACTTCGGCCGTCGCAATCGCGGCAGCTGTCAAGGCGGATCGCTGCGATATCTATACCGATGTCGACGGCGTCTACACGACCGACCCGCGCATCGTGCCAAAGGCGCGCAGGCTGAAGAAGATCGCCTTCGAGGAAATGCTGGAAATGGCCTCGCTCGGCGCCAAGGTACTGCAGGTGCGCTCGGTCGAGCTTGCCATGGTACACAAGGTGCGCACCTTCGTGCGCTCATCATTCGAAGATCCCGATGCTCCGGGCATGGGCGATCTGTTGAACCCGCCCGGAACGCTGATTTGTGACGAGGAAGAAATCGTGGAACAGGAAGTAGTCACCGGCATCGCCTATGCCAAGGATGAGGCTCAGATCTCGCTTCGCCGTCTTGCCGACCGGCCGGGCGTTTCCGCGGCGATCTTCGGGCCGCTCGCCGAATCCCATATCAATGTCGACATGATCGTCCAGAATATTTCCGAGGACGGGTCGAAGACCGACATGACCTTCACCGTGCCATCAGGCGACGTCGAGAAGGCGATCAAGGTGCTCGGCGACCATAAGGAGAAGATCGGCTACGATGTCGTGCAGAACGAATCGGGGCTGGTGAAAGTATCGGTCATCGGCATCGGCATGCGCAGCCATGCGGGCGTTGCCGCTACCGCATTTCGTGCACTTGCCGAAAAAGGCATCAACATCAAGGCGATCACCACCTCCGAGATCAAGATTTCCATCCTGATCGACGGTCCCTATGCAGAACTCGCTGTCAGGACTTTGCATTCCTGCTACGGTCTGGATAAGAATTGA
- a CDS encoding ubiquinone biosynthesis O-methyltransferase (KEGG: ret:RHE_CH03759 3-demethylubiquinone-9 3-methyltransferase~TIGRFAM: ubiquinone biosynthesis O-methyltransferase~PFAM: Methyltransferase type 11; Cyclopropane-fatty-acyl-phospholipid synthase; Methyltransferase type 12) has product MTEGARSTIDQGEVDRFSAMAAEWWSPTGKFKPLHKFNPVRLSYIRDKACENFSRDPKSARPLEGLRVLDIGCGGGLLSEPVARMGASVVGADPSEKNIGIASTHAKASGVSVDYRAVTAEELTEAGETFDIVLNMEVVEHVADVEFFMTTCAKMVRPGGLIFVATINRTMKAAALAIFAAENILRWLPRGTHQYEKLVRPEELEKPLVASGLEISDRTGVFFNPLSNQWNLSKDMDVNYMLLAKRSA; this is encoded by the coding sequence ATGACGGAAGGCGCCAGAAGCACGATCGACCAGGGCGAAGTGGACCGCTTCTCGGCGATGGCGGCGGAATGGTGGAGCCCGACCGGCAAGTTCAAGCCGCTGCACAAATTCAATCCCGTCCGGCTCTCCTATATCCGCGACAAAGCCTGCGAGAATTTCAGCCGTGATCCGAAAAGCGCGCGCCCGCTCGAAGGCCTGCGCGTGCTCGATATCGGCTGCGGCGGCGGCCTGTTGTCCGAACCGGTCGCCCGCATGGGCGCCTCCGTCGTCGGCGCCGATCCGTCCGAGAAGAATATCGGCATCGCCTCCACCCATGCGAAGGCCTCCGGCGTTTCGGTCGACTATCGCGCCGTCACCGCCGAGGAACTCACTGAGGCTGGCGAGACCTTCGATATCGTCTTGAACATGGAGGTTGTCGAGCACGTCGCCGATGTCGAATTCTTCATGACCACCTGCGCGAAAATGGTCCGCCCCGGCGGCCTGATCTTCGTTGCCACCATCAACCGCACGATGAAGGCGGCAGCGCTTGCCATCTTCGCCGCCGAGAACATTCTGCGCTGGCTGCCGCGCGGCACACATCAGTACGAAAAACTGGTACGTCCGGAAGAACTAGAAAAGCCGCTGGTGGCAAGCGGCCTTGAGATCAGCGACCGCACCGGCGTCTTCTTCAATCCGCTGTCGAACCAATGGAACCTGTCCAAGGATATGGACGTGAATTATATGCTGCTGGCGAAGCGGTCGGCATAG